TCCCCGTTGACCGCCCTTAGTGGCCCGCTGATGGCACGACGATCATACGATCCGACCTGCCCAGGCAGGGGCCGACGCGGCCCGTCTTCATTCCGAGTATGTTCCGGGTCTTGCCGGATAGACCTACGAGTAGAAGCCTCGCCCCCGTACTCCTCCCGAGACTTTCCGAAGGCATCCGGCCGGGCCTCACGGGCTCATACCGCTCCGCGAACCTGTCGATAGCTTCGGGGATCGAGTCGCCGATCCTTCGGGGGTTGGTAGCCGCGACGTCAGAGCTGCTCGCAATCCCAGGACGGCCCCGCAATGTTCGGCGGCGTAGTCACCCAGCCCTTGACCGAATGCCAAGTGGCGGGCCACTCATGCGGAGGACGCGCCAGGATCTCGCAGACCTCGCGCGCCAGTTCGGTCGGGCTGCGGCCGCGCCAGGGAGTGGCGACGAAGATCTGGTAGTCATCCTCGATCTCAAGCCAGACCTCGAACAGATCAGGATCTCGGGGGACGGCTCTCTTGGCGCTGAGGCCGTAAGTCAGCAGTCGGTCATGGTCAACGCTCGTCAGGACCAGCCGCCCCGCGGTGCGCATCGGGGTCTCCCACGAATGATCCGCGGCGACCCGCGCGACCTCCAGCTCGTACTGAGTGGCCGAGAAGCAGGCGCCTCGGTCCGCGGGCACCTCTCTCGACCATTCCCAGCGCACCCGGTCCCCTTCACGGGTGATGGTGACGTCCGTACCCCCGCAGTCGTAGACGCCACATGCGCCGCAACGAGCGATCGCGACAGTGTGCGGCCGGGAATCGGCCAGCAGTCGATCGGCCGGGACCAGGACGTCGTACGGATCCATCCCCAGCCCCGCCCCGGCGGAGGTCATCTCCGCTCCGTTGACGTAGACCTGCAGCTGGAATGATTCGCTGCCTGGCCTGCTGGACGCGGGCGCGACCGCCAAATGGAGAAGGTCGACGCCCAGTTCTCCGCCGTTCGCGTTCACGCCGCTCATGATCCACCATCACACGGCCTTAGCCCGATCTCAGCGACAACGGGCCGGTTGGGAGCCATTAGCTCTCAGCACTGCTCTCCTGGCTGACGAACTCGGCGAGATGCCCGGTGGTGCCCGTCACTACGAGAAGTCAGAGGCCCGGTTGCTGTACTACTGCTGCACAGCAGACAGTTTTATTTCACAAGGGCACCCGGGAGTGGTCCATCGAAGACCTGCCGAGTGAGAACGACACCAGTGAGCAGAGCGGTCAGTACGAATAACGATCCGTCGTCGTCCGGAAGATCGAAATCTCCATCGGGCACGGTGTCGGGATCGAACCCGGCTGCGCGCATCTCCTCGACGAAGCGATCGGGTTCGTCCCCCTCTCGAAGGTATGCGCTGACAGGGTCGAACGAGGTCGTCACCCGCCCGTCGATCACGTGCTCGAACCTGCTCCACCCGTTGACGTTCTCAAAGATCGTAATTGTCTCGGTCTCCGCGGATAGAGCATCGGTGACCTCCGAGTCGACCAGGCTGCAGTCGGCCACCTCGATGATCACGGTCCAGTCGCCTGACCGCCAGGCCCGGACCGCCTCGGGCAAGGGGCAATCCTCGTTCGTGAAGAGACGGATATCAGCCTGCTCCGCACCCAGCCGGCGCAGCGCCTCGGCCTCATCGACACCTCGGACAAAGGTCAGGCTCCACGCTTGCCCGAGAACGTCATCCTCGTCCAGCCAATCGAAGTCGGCGCGACTCAGCTCGACCATTGTCCCTTTCCCCTGCTCGTCGCTCCTGGTGGCGCTGGACAAATTAGTCGAACGACCTCCAGGAAGGTTAGAGCCACTGGGCTGCCCCCGGCATGCTCGCCGCCGTGGTCGGGCGCGAACCTCGCCGACCTCAAGATTCGCCGATGCGCCGAGCGCTCGGGTGGAGGCCGACCGGAAGGCGGCCCACGGCAAGAAGGAGAGCAGTGCTGAGAGCTAATGGCATGTCAATGGCACGAACGCCGCTCCCCATGATCAGAGGAGCGGCGTTACCCCAGACGCCCAGGGCAAAGCTCTCGATCACCTCAACGAC
Above is a window of Microbispora sp. ZYX-F-249 DNA encoding:
- a CDS encoding DUF6461 domain-containing protein produces the protein MVELSRADFDWLDEDDVLGQAWSLTFVRGVDEAEALRRLGAEQADIRLFTNEDCPLPEAVRAWRSGDWTVIIEVADCSLVDSEVTDALSAETETITIFENVNGWSRFEHVIDGRVTTSFDPVSAYLREGDEPDRFVEEMRAAGFDPDTVPDGDFDLPDDDGSLFVLTALLTGVVLTRQVFDGPLPGALVK